A single window of Candidatus Binatia bacterium DNA harbors:
- a CDS encoding ferritin-like domain-containing protein — translation MPDSPPLLTRAAQQAPASTSAGAARELRAAARDCLEERDLDVKVSRTAQVFAAWRRGEIALDVDASLAEATHPPQPGLPHGLVLADPARVPRRGFGSTARRAAFVHAIAHIEWNAINLAWDAVWRFASMPREFYDDWARVAAEEATHFSMLRERLRDLGSDYGRMSAHAGLWQTAEATTSDVLDRMALVPRVLEARGLDVTPGLILKLKEHGDDATAAILEVVLRDEVGHVRTGSRWFHELCRERGLAPAPAFCAAISRHFRGRPQPAGDPGAVALRREAGFTDEELEAVAALAGNWPGVQPAVRQDEPAARREEPWRPPGGGAGPDGE, via the coding sequence ATGCCCGACTCTCCCCCATTGCTGACGCGAGCGGCGCAGCAAGCACCGGCGTCGACAAGCGCTGGCGCTGCTCGGGAGCTTCGCGCTGCGGCGCGCGACTGCCTCGAAGAACGCGATCTCGACGTCAAGGTGTCGCGAACGGCGCAGGTGTTCGCCGCATGGCGGCGAGGGGAGATCGCGTTGGATGTCGATGCTTCGCTCGCCGAAGCCACGCATCCTCCCCAACCGGGTCTGCCTCACGGACTGGTTCTCGCCGACCCCGCGCGCGTGCCGCGGCGCGGCTTCGGATCGACGGCCCGGCGCGCGGCGTTCGTGCACGCCATCGCACACATCGAATGGAATGCGATCAATCTTGCGTGGGACGCGGTGTGGCGCTTCGCGTCGATGCCGCGCGAATTCTACGACGACTGGGCACGGGTCGCGGCGGAGGAAGCGACGCACTTTTCGATGCTGCGCGAGCGGCTTCGCGATCTCGGCAGCGATTACGGCCGCATGAGCGCCCACGCGGGACTCTGGCAGACGGCCGAAGCGACGACGAGCGACGTACTCGATCGCATGGCACTGGTCCCACGCGTTCTCGAGGCGCGCGGCCTCGACGTCACGCCGGGCCTGATCCTCAAATTGAAAGAACACGGCGACGACGCGACCGCCGCCATCCTCGAGGTCGTGCTGCGCGACGAGGTCGGCCACGTGCGCACCGGGTCGCGCTGGTTCCACGAGCTGTGCCGGGAGCGCGGGCTGGCTCCGGCTCCGGCCTTTTGCGCGGCAATCTCCCGCCATTTTCGCGGCCGGCCGCAGCCCGCCGGCGACCCCGGGGCGGTCGCCTTGAGGCGTGAGGCGGGTTTTACCGACGAGGAGCTCGAAGCCGTCGCCGCCCTGGCCGGAAATTGGCCTGGCGTTCAGCCCGCTGTTCGCCAGGATGAGCCCGCTGCTCGCCGGGAGGAGCCCTGGCGGCCGCCGGGGGGAGGCGCAGGCCCAGACGGAGAATGA
- a CDS encoding O-antigen ligase family protein gives MASAPARGAQSQGLFIRILLATGLLALILVSYLSAWTGGGFYLVGAMVGLIGLVVLLRKPVVGVFILMTTFLFTYPEALRGAGNITINNMLGLLLVPLMLFEMIRDGRWWPLKFKPFFLFLVIAMSLIISSNTYTGQTGASELIEQKSEVKVETSNRAQGPALVSTRDMATKYITRLIFLLLFVYFMRTNRDLTGVVLILVVAMLVTYFSVSLGAGAAGWGTGRLRTMSDAGGAVYAGRNPNKLSYFALLVLTLMWYGRRAIKWPILYPLWAALCSLTFVMIPLTGSRSGMLNLLLFVLIVLLEDKFSYRKIVGLAGIVFAVVVQLGYQTSILDLVLPAETAERLEKLQVRSEVVEDEGVAATGSLGGRFRTAQSALMIFQEHPAFGVGIGNFDEERAAVDPFGVVGPPHDSYLWALAEGGLTVFFLYLTLFAYTFLRINEIRWEYEARFGPMKLGWLVAGMRTVLIGFMFFSLFADMWYHDFFFILIGISLSLIHLHEEYATTGKIPEPFRLGGLGKQEDMASRRPVLLGMARTGA, from the coding sequence ATGGCCTCCGCTCCAGCCCGAGGAGCCCAGTCCCAGGGCCTGTTCATCCGCATCCTGCTGGCTACCGGCCTGCTCGCCCTGATCCTCGTCTCGTACCTGTCGGCGTGGACGGGAGGCGGCTTCTACCTCGTCGGCGCGATGGTCGGCCTGATCGGCCTCGTCGTGCTGTTGCGCAAACCCGTCGTCGGCGTCTTCATCCTGATGACGACGTTCCTGTTCACGTATCCGGAGGCGCTGCGCGGCGCCGGCAACATCACGATCAACAACATGCTCGGGCTGCTGCTCGTGCCGCTGATGCTGTTCGAGATGATCCGCGACGGCCGCTGGTGGCCGCTCAAGTTCAAGCCGTTCTTCCTGTTCCTCGTGATCGCGATGTCGCTGATCATCTCGAGCAACACGTACACCGGACAGACCGGCGCTTCCGAGCTGATCGAACAGAAGTCCGAGGTCAAGGTCGAGACGAGCAACCGCGCTCAGGGCCCCGCGCTCGTGTCGACGCGCGACATGGCGACCAAGTACATCACGCGCCTGATCTTCCTGCTGCTGTTCGTCTACTTCATGCGCACCAACCGTGACCTGACCGGGGTCGTGCTGATCCTGGTCGTCGCGATGCTGGTCACCTACTTCAGCGTCAGCCTCGGGGCTGGTGCGGCCGGCTGGGGAACCGGCCGGCTGCGAACCATGTCCGACGCCGGCGGCGCGGTCTACGCGGGACGCAATCCGAACAAGCTGTCGTACTTCGCGCTGCTCGTGCTGACGCTGATGTGGTACGGCCGGCGCGCCATCAAGTGGCCGATCCTCTATCCGCTCTGGGCAGCGCTGTGCTCCCTCACGTTCGTCATGATCCCGCTGACGGGTTCCCGCTCCGGAATGCTGAACCTGCTGCTGTTCGTGCTGATCGTTCTGCTCGAGGACAAGTTCAGCTACCGCAAGATCGTCGGCCTGGCGGGGATCGTTTTCGCGGTAGTCGTGCAGCTCGGCTACCAGACGAGCATCCTCGACCTCGTGCTGCCGGCCGAGACCGCCGAACGGCTCGAAAAGCTGCAGGTGCGCTCCGAAGTCGTCGAGGACGAAGGCGTGGCGGCCACCGGCTCTCTCGGCGGCCGCTTCCGCACGGCGCAATCGGCGCTGATGATTTTCCAGGAGCATCCTGCGTTCGGAGTCGGGATCGGAAATTTCGACGAGGAGCGCGCCGCGGTCGACCCGTTCGGCGTCGTCGGCCCTCCGCACGACTCGTACCTGTGGGCGCTCGCCGAGGGCGGACTCACGGTATTTTTTCTCTACCTGACGCTGTTCGCGTACACGTTCCTGCGCATCAACGAGATCCGCTGGGAATACGAAGCGCGCTTCGGGCCGATGAAGCTCGGCTGGCTGGTGGCCGGCATGCGCACGGTGCTGATCGGCTTCATGTTCTTCTCGCTGTTCGCCGACATGTGGTACCACGACTTCTTCTTCATCCTGATTGGCATCTCGCTGTCGCTGATCCACCTGCACGAGGAGTACGCGACCACCGGAAAGATTCCGGAGCCGTTCCGTCTCGGCGGTCTCGGCAAACAGGAAGACATGGCTTCGCGCCGCCCGGTGCTTCTCGGCATGGCGCGCACCGGCGCCTGA
- a CDS encoding SDR family oxidoreductase, protein MNAGTKQWALVLGASSGFGAATSRAMASRGIHVCGVHLDRRSTIASAVATREACEASGVETLFFNSNAADPDKIREVMDALAARCEPGCLRVLFHSLAFGALVPLVGENAKASATAAQLAMTLDVMAGSLVPWTQEAVFRGLAGRGTRIFAMTSAGSARAMPSYGMVSAAKAALEALVRQLAVELGPRGITVNALRAGVTDTPALRKIPGHDHMMELATRLNPGGRLTRPDDVAGLVSLLLEPQASWVSGSVIAVDGGEDVSAS, encoded by the coding sequence ATGAACGCAGGGACGAAACAGTGGGCGCTGGTGCTGGGGGCCAGCAGCGGCTTCGGAGCAGCAACGAGCCGGGCGATGGCCTCGCGAGGCATCCACGTCTGCGGCGTGCACCTGGACCGGCGCTCGACGATCGCGTCGGCCGTCGCGACCCGCGAGGCCTGCGAGGCATCGGGAGTCGAGACCCTGTTCTTCAATTCGAACGCAGCCGATCCCGACAAGATCCGCGAAGTGATGGATGCGCTGGCGGCGCGCTGCGAGCCCGGATGTCTTCGCGTGCTGTTTCACTCGCTGGCCTTCGGCGCGCTCGTGCCGCTGGTCGGCGAGAACGCAAAAGCGTCGGCGACGGCGGCACAGCTCGCGATGACTCTGGACGTGATGGCCGGCTCGCTGGTGCCATGGACCCAGGAGGCGGTGTTCCGCGGCCTTGCCGGCCGCGGAACGCGCATCTTCGCAATGACATCGGCAGGCTCGGCCCGCGCGATGCCGTCGTACGGGATGGTCTCGGCAGCCAAGGCGGCGCTCGAAGCGCTGGTGCGCCAGCTCGCGGTCGAGCTCGGTCCGCGCGGGATCACCGTCAATGCGCTGCGCGCCGGAGTCACCGACACGCCTGCGCTGCGCAAGATTCCCGGGCACGATCACATGATGGAGCTGGCGACGCGCCTCAATCCCGGCGGGCGCCTTACCCGTCCCGACGACGTCGCCGGGCTGGTTTCGCTGCTTCTCGAGCCGCAGGCTTCGTGGGTTTCGGGCTCCGTCATCGCCGTCGACGGCGGCGAGGACGTCTCGGCGTCCTGA
- a CDS encoding tetratricopeptide repeat protein, producing MSDPADAPDIEDLFFEGSDLHGEGRHAEALDRFERCLAIDPDYVDALLGKAMVHLARGQFDDAIACGTRIVELTPDDVLAYTNLSMFYQRAGRIADAEAAAAKAKVLDWKRTIGGKP from the coding sequence GTGAGCGATCCCGCCGACGCCCCCGACATCGAGGACCTGTTCTTCGAAGGCAGCGACCTGCACGGCGAAGGACGCCACGCCGAGGCGCTCGATCGTTTCGAGCGCTGCCTCGCGATCGACCCCGACTACGTCGATGCGCTGCTCGGAAAGGCGATGGTCCACCTGGCCCGAGGACAGTTCGACGACGCCATTGCGTGCGGGACGCGCATCGTCGAGCTGACGCCCGATGACGTGCTCGCGTACACGAATCTTTCGATGTTCTACCAGAGGGCGGGCCGCATCGCGGATGCCGAGGCGGCGGCGGCCAAAGCCAAGGTCCTGGACTGGAAGAGGACGATCGGCGGCAAGCCCTGA
- a CDS encoding acyl-CoA reductase yields the protein MKTTIPGEIPGAAQQPPRALRDPVVSALSGTTAATASALERAILEGGRARGRVIESMTTAEIIEILAAAATAWTQLHYTPRTRLLPLLARDLGLPRTMIETGLDSIFGVVTEDALTRLVTDEVAIPEALERGVDLGSGRRCRLLGPRVVFHSLAGNVPGQSIPAIVSALLARSVCVVRDSERQPWLTAAFVATLSEFSRDLAAMVVPASWRAGDMGMEKLIFEVAHRVELSGSDSTMRTIVSRHPRRPIVTRGTRISVGVIPRESDTDQWQEGFAADIIQYEGLGCLTPHVIFVEGPSRRAERLARLLGIQLSRIEALHPRIPRDLGCESRRRAFIDACEMVSLREGGGHLLRGRSDGWIVHYRPMAPAAGGPGLRCVVVASVADRAELTLRLRAASAPLAGVGLGLVREHRAWEDLESTFSQLGATWICEPGQMQKPPIGWAQDGQRRLADLLEWRGVEDGA from the coding sequence GTGAAGACTACGATTCCAGGCGAGATTCCCGGAGCAGCGCAGCAGCCGCCACGCGCGCTGCGCGACCCGGTCGTTTCCGCGCTGTCCGGCACGACGGCGGCTACGGCCTCCGCGCTGGAGCGGGCGATCCTCGAAGGCGGCCGCGCGCGCGGCCGCGTCATCGAATCGATGACGACCGCGGAAATCATCGAGATCCTCGCGGCGGCCGCAACGGCGTGGACCCAGCTTCACTACACGCCGCGCACCCGCCTGCTTCCCCTTCTCGCGCGGGACCTCGGCCTTCCGCGCACGATGATCGAAACGGGCCTCGACTCGATCTTCGGCGTCGTCACCGAAGATGCCCTGACGCGTCTCGTTACCGACGAAGTCGCCATTCCCGAAGCGCTCGAACGCGGCGTCGACCTCGGCAGCGGGCGGCGCTGCCGCCTGCTCGGTCCCCGCGTCGTTTTTCATTCGCTGGCCGGAAACGTTCCGGGCCAGTCGATCCCGGCAATCGTCTCGGCGCTGCTCGCGCGCTCGGTCTGCGTCGTGCGCGACAGCGAGCGGCAGCCGTGGCTGACCGCCGCCTTCGTCGCGACGCTGTCGGAATTCTCGAGGGACCTTGCCGCGATGGTCGTGCCCGCTTCGTGGCGCGCCGGCGACATGGGCATGGAGAAGCTGATCTTCGAGGTTGCCCACCGCGTCGAGCTCTCCGGCTCCGACTCGACGATGCGCACCATCGTCTCGCGTCACCCGCGCCGTCCCATCGTCACGCGCGGCACGCGCATCAGCGTCGGCGTCATTCCTCGCGAATCGGACACCGACCAGTGGCAGGAAGGTTTTGCCGCCGACATCATCCAGTACGAAGGCCTCGGGTGCCTCACGCCGCACGTGATCTTCGTCGAAGGACCGTCGCGCCGCGCCGAGCGGCTCGCCCGCCTGCTCGGCATCCAGCTGAGCCGCATCGAAGCGCTGCACCCGCGCATTCCGCGCGATCTCGGCTGCGAATCGCGGCGCCGCGCATTCATCGACGCGTGCGAGATGGTGAGTCTGCGCGAGGGCGGCGGCCACCTTCTGCGCGGCCGCAGCGACGGGTGGATCGTGCACTACCGGCCGATGGCTCCGGCGGCAGGCGGACCGGGGCTGCGCTGTGTCGTCGTCGCCTCGGTCGCCGATCGCGCCGAGCTCACGCTGCGGCTGCGCGCTGCATCCGCTCCGCTTGCAGGTGTCGGACTCGGCCTGGTTCGCGAGCATCGCGCGTGGGAAGACCTTGAATCGACGTTCTCGCAGCTCGGGGCAACGTGGATCTGCGAGCCGGGCCAGATGCAGAAGCCGCCGATCGGCTGGGCCCAGGACGGGCAGCGGCGCCTTGCCGATCTTCTCGAGTGGCGCGGAGTCGAGGACGGGGCTTGA
- a CDS encoding aspartate aminotransferase family protein, translating into MSPGEQLAAFLRNVAQTSDSPLGLVVESASGSTIRTAGGREYLDLLAGIGVAALGHGNARVLDAIREQTGKHLHVMVYGEVVQHAQVALARMLTRLLPATLDNVYFTNSGTEAVEGALKLARKATGRRWLLSCNGGFHGDTMGSVSVGGNPLYRTPFEPLLGDVARIDYNDFDALLCIDERYACVIVEPVQAEAGVILPKPGWLAALRQRCTEVGALLVFDEVLTGFGRTGRLFAFEREAVVPDVLVLAKALGGGLPLGAFVASRRLMRALSHDPALSHVTTFGGHPVCCAAGLAALEVLVEQDLAARAERLGTAFAQALRRRLAAPAVREVRHAGLLIGIEMDSPKRTAQFTQQCRSEGLLVGWTLHDDRVVRLAPPLVIHEAELDEATLKMERALSRVA; encoded by the coding sequence TTGAGCCCGGGCGAGCAGCTCGCCGCCTTCCTGCGCAACGTCGCGCAGACTTCCGACTCGCCGCTCGGCCTCGTCGTCGAGAGCGCCAGCGGCTCGACGATCCGCACGGCCGGAGGCCGCGAGTACCTCGATCTTCTTGCCGGAATCGGCGTGGCCGCGCTCGGTCACGGCAATGCGCGCGTTCTCGACGCGATCCGCGAGCAGACGGGCAAACACCTTCACGTGATGGTGTACGGCGAGGTCGTGCAGCACGCCCAGGTGGCGCTGGCACGCATGCTCACGCGGCTGCTGCCGGCGACGCTCGACAACGTCTACTTCACCAATTCCGGCACCGAAGCCGTCGAAGGGGCACTCAAGCTTGCCCGCAAGGCGACCGGGCGGCGCTGGCTGCTCTCGTGCAACGGCGGATTCCACGGCGACACGATGGGGTCGGTGTCGGTCGGCGGCAACCCGCTGTATCGGACGCCGTTCGAGCCGCTGCTCGGCGACGTCGCCAGGATCGACTACAACGACTTCGATGCGCTGCTGTGCATCGACGAGCGCTATGCCTGCGTGATCGTCGAGCCGGTGCAGGCCGAGGCCGGCGTCATCCTGCCGAAGCCAGGCTGGCTTGCGGCACTTCGCCAGCGCTGCACCGAAGTCGGCGCGCTTCTCGTATTCGACGAGGTGCTCACCGGGTTCGGTCGTACCGGACGGCTGTTCGCATTCGAGCGCGAAGCCGTGGTGCCCGACGTGCTCGTGCTCGCCAAGGCTCTCGGCGGCGGCCTTCCTCTCGGTGCATTCGTTGCGTCGCGGCGACTGATGCGCGCGCTGTCGCACGATCCTGCGCTGTCGCACGTCACGACGTTCGGCGGTCACCCGGTCTGCTGCGCAGCCGGCCTTGCGGCTCTCGAGGTTCTCGTCGAGCAGGATCTCGCCGCCCGCGCCGAGCGCCTCGGAACCGCATTCGCACAAGCGCTGCGGCGTCGACTTGCGGCGCCGGCCGTGCGCGAGGTTCGCCACGCCGGGCTGCTCATCGGCATCGAGATGGATTCGCCGAAGCGGACGGCGCAGTTCACGCAGCAATGCCGCAGCGAAGGGCTGCTGGTCGGCTGGACTCTTCACGACGATCGCGTCGTCCGACTCGCTCCGCCGCTGGTCATCCACGAGGCGGAGCTCGATGAAGCGACGCTGAAGATGGAGCGGGCGCTCTCGCGCGTCGCGTAA
- a CDS encoding SDR family oxidoreductase: protein MRRDFHARVVVVTGAGSGIGAALARRFAAAGAHVVLLDRDEHAAAQVAGTIVDARGRVVARRCDVTSEDDCRAAIGEVIREFGGIDVLVNNAGITHRSCFAETDAAVFRRVLDVNVFGALYCTQAALASIVERRGLVVVTSSIAGLAPLYERSGYAASKHALHGMFESLRAELSGTGVDVLIVCPGFTRTGIGAAALDAHGRAALHPRSTIGRIADPDSVAAAVFTAAQRGRRLLVLTAVGKLTMLLHALAPALYEKLMTRSIRREIARAAAHEPLGRGTSPAGA, encoded by the coding sequence ATGCGGCGTGATTTCCATGCAAGAGTCGTCGTCGTGACCGGAGCCGGGTCGGGAATCGGCGCGGCGCTGGCGCGCCGGTTTGCGGCCGCAGGCGCGCACGTCGTGCTGCTCGACCGCGACGAGCACGCTGCCGCACAGGTGGCCGGCACGATCGTGGATGCGCGCGGGCGCGTCGTCGCGCGTCGCTGCGACGTAACCAGCGAAGACGACTGCCGCGCCGCCATCGGCGAAGTGATCCGCGAGTTCGGCGGCATCGATGTGCTCGTCAACAACGCGGGCATTACGCACCGCAGCTGCTTTGCCGAAACGGACGCTGCGGTATTCCGCAGGGTCCTCGACGTCAACGTCTTCGGCGCCCTCTACTGCACGCAGGCCGCGCTGGCGAGCATCGTCGAGCGCCGCGGCCTCGTCGTCGTCACCAGCTCGATTGCCGGACTGGCGCCGCTGTACGAGCGCAGCGGCTACGCAGCCAGCAAGCATGCGCTGCACGGAATGTTCGAGTCGCTGAGAGCCGAGCTTTCCGGGACCGGTGTCGACGTGCTGATCGTCTGCCCGGGGTTCACGCGCACGGGAATTGGTGCCGCAGCGCTGGACGCGCACGGCCGTGCTGCGCTTCATCCCCGGTCCACCATCGGAAGGATCGCGGATCCCGATTCCGTTGCCGCGGCCGTCTTCACGGCAGCGCAGCGCGGGCGTCGTCTGCTCGTGCTGACTGCCGTTGGCAAACTGACGATGCTGCTGCACGCCCTTGCGCCCGCTCTTTACGAGAAGCTCATGACGCGCAGCATTCGCCGCGAGATTGCGCGAGCGGCAGCGCACGAACCTCTCGGGCGGGGCACCAGCCCGGCGGGGGCCTGA
- a CDS encoding SDR family oxidoreductase, producing MKETLPYRSIAVTGASGYIGEQLIRALADDRRGIETIVACDIRLPAREQRIAGVEYVRADVCRDDFGELLGRHRCDLVVHLAAIVNPGRGMSRELEYEVDVTGTANVLYGCIAAGVRKIIYTSSGAAYGYHADNPQVLREEDPLRGNEEFGYSHHKRLVEEMLAKWRSGHPGLLQLVLRPGTILGATVHNQITDLFDAAFVIGVRGAQTPFVLVWDVDVVGAILHGIHEGGTGIYNLAGDGTLGMAEIASLLKKRYVPFPPALIREGLRVLHAVGLSRYGPEQVGFLRYRPVLDNRRLKEEFGYVPRKTTREVFDLFVEARAHAA from the coding sequence ATGAAGGAAACACTGCCCTATCGATCGATCGCGGTCACCGGAGCCTCCGGCTACATCGGCGAGCAGCTCATCCGTGCCCTGGCCGACGACCGCCGCGGCATCGAGACCATCGTCGCCTGCGACATTCGCCTTCCTGCCAGGGAGCAGCGCATCGCGGGCGTGGAGTACGTTCGCGCAGACGTCTGCCGCGACGATTTCGGCGAATTGCTCGGCCGCCATCGCTGCGATCTCGTCGTGCACCTTGCCGCGATCGTCAACCCCGGGCGCGGCATGAGCCGCGAGCTCGAGTACGAAGTGGACGTCACCGGTACCGCCAACGTGCTGTACGGATGCATCGCTGCGGGCGTGCGCAAGATCATCTACACGAGCAGCGGCGCAGCGTACGGATACCACGCCGACAACCCGCAGGTCCTTCGCGAGGAAGACCCGCTGCGCGGCAACGAGGAGTTCGGGTATTCGCACCACAAGCGTCTCGTCGAAGAGATGCTCGCCAAGTGGCGCAGCGGCCATCCCGGGCTGCTCCAGCTCGTGCTGCGTCCCGGCACCATCCTCGGCGCCACGGTGCACAACCAGATCACCGACCTGTTCGACGCCGCCTTCGTGATCGGCGTGCGCGGAGCGCAGACTCCGTTCGTCCTCGTCTGGGACGTCGACGTCGTCGGCGCCATCCTCCACGGCATCCACGAGGGCGGAACGGGGATCTACAACCTTGCCGGCGACGGTACTCTCGGCATGGCCGAGATCGCGTCGCTGCTGAAGAAGCGTTACGTGCCGTTCCCGCCGGCGCTCATCCGGGAGGGTCTTCGCGTCCTGCACGCGGTGGGCCTGTCGCGATATGGACCCGAGCAGGTGGGCTTCCTGCGTTACCGTCCGGTGCTCGACAACCGGCGACTGAAGGAAGAATTCGGCTACGTGCCGCGCAAGACCACGAGGGAAGTGTTCGACCTGTTCGTCGAGGCGCGGGCCCATGCGGCGTGA
- a CDS encoding thiamine pyrophosphate-binding protein, whose translation MSETTGGAIIAGMLRQEGVEKFFGIVDGTYTQLFAHCVELGIEMVSPRHEAVAAHMAGAWSRLTGKLGVCIASNGPGVANMLSGVAVENAEGNRVLLITSSRRSGITYPDRGGTYQCFDHVAVIRGMSKWSETVSSFSRLGELMRQALRVSYEGRPGVVHLDVPESILNGSGPACAFELPRRYRCCEPCEPSLDSLEKAAELLAAASLPVIHAGGGVIHAGAFAELAEVAALLHSPVTTSWSARSAFVETSALSWPMPHIEACTRLRNQADVMLVLGCELGETDWWGKPPYWAPAARQKMIQVDVDAACLGRNRPAELLVHADARRFLARLAPLLKERVASMPLEARRAAVEHLSVDKKKDRAALDSVLDNRAKPMITGHVPASCRRVFDDDAVFVFDGGNTAVWGHFFTEARSPNSMLHTAHFGHLGAGVGQALGAAVALPGRQVCCIIGDGAMAFQMQEIETSVRCGLAPVFVVCCDRQWGMVKINQMIALAQSRAALPHALGPDGDGTINTDLGEIEWDKVAVAMGAHGERVSDPADLDAALRRCLATGRCSVVHVDVEPTAHLFAPGLQHFKDMHQEPAGG comes from the coding sequence ATGTCCGAGACCACCGGTGGCGCGATCATCGCCGGAATGCTCCGGCAGGAAGGGGTCGAGAAGTTCTTCGGTATCGTCGACGGCACTTATACCCAGCTCTTCGCGCACTGCGTGGAGCTCGGCATCGAGATGGTGTCGCCGCGCCACGAAGCGGTCGCTGCGCACATGGCGGGCGCGTGGTCGCGCCTGACGGGAAAGCTCGGCGTCTGCATCGCAAGCAACGGCCCCGGCGTCGCGAACATGCTTTCGGGAGTCGCGGTCGAGAACGCTGAGGGCAACCGCGTGCTGCTGATCACCAGCTCGCGGCGCAGCGGCATCACGTATCCGGATCGAGGCGGCACCTACCAGTGCTTCGACCACGTCGCGGTCATCCGCGGCATGTCGAAATGGTCCGAGACGGTTTCGTCGTTCTCGCGCCTCGGCGAATTGATGCGCCAGGCGCTGAGGGTCTCGTACGAGGGCCGCCCCGGCGTCGTGCACCTCGACGTGCCGGAGTCGATCCTGAACGGCAGCGGCCCCGCGTGCGCCTTCGAGCTTCCGCGTCGCTATCGATGCTGCGAGCCGTGCGAGCCGAGCCTGGATTCTCTCGAGAAAGCAGCAGAGCTTCTCGCGGCGGCCTCGCTCCCGGTGATTCACGCCGGCGGCGGAGTCATCCATGCCGGAGCCTTCGCCGAGTTGGCCGAGGTCGCGGCCCTGTTGCACTCGCCGGTGACGACGTCGTGGAGCGCTCGCAGCGCCTTCGTCGAAACTTCGGCGCTTTCGTGGCCGATGCCGCACATCGAAGCCTGCACCCGCCTTCGCAACCAGGCAGACGTGATGCTCGTGCTCGGATGCGAGCTCGGCGAGACCGACTGGTGGGGCAAGCCGCCGTACTGGGCGCCGGCTGCGCGCCAGAAGATGATCCAGGTGGACGTCGACGCGGCGTGTCTCGGGCGCAACCGTCCGGCGGAGCTGCTCGTGCACGCCGACGCGCGGCGCTTCCTCGCGCGCCTGGCGCCGCTGCTGAAAGAACGCGTCGCATCGATGCCGCTGGAGGCGCGGCGCGCCGCAGTCGAGCATCTTTCCGTCGACAAGAAGAAAGACCGGGCCGCCCTGGACAGCGTGCTCGACAACCGCGCCAAGCCGATGATCACGGGGCATGTCCCGGCATCATGCCGTCGCGTCTTCGACGACGATGCGGTGTTCGTGTTCGACGGAGGCAATACGGCGGTCTGGGGCCATTTCTTCACCGAGGCGCGCTCGCCGAACTCGATGCTGCATACGGCGCACTTCGGGCACCTCGGGGCCGGCGTCGGCCAGGCGCTGGGTGCCGCGGTGGCGCTGCCCGGCCGCCAGGTGTGCTGCATCATCGGCGACGGTGCGATGGCGTTCCAGATGCAGGAGATCGAGACCTCGGTGCGCTGCGGCCTGGCGCCCGTGTTCGTCGTCTGCTGCGACCGCCAATGGGGCATGGTGAAGATCAACCAGATGATCGCGCTCGCCCAGTCGCGCGCCGCGCTGCCTCATGCGCTCGGACCGGACGGAGACGGAACCATCAATACCGATCTCGGCGAAATCGAATGGGACAAGGTGGCGGTCGCGATGGGAGCCCATGGCGAGAGGGTCTCGGATCCGGCCGATCTCGATGCGGCGCTGCGACGCTGCCTCGCAACGGGCCGTTGCTCGGTAGTCCACGTCGACGTCGAGCCGACCGCGCACCTGTTCGCGCCCGGGCTCCAGCATTTCAAGGACATGCACCAGGAACCGGCAGGAGGCTGA